A region from the Bombyx mori chromosome 15, ASM3026992v2 genome encodes:
- the LOC101743837 gene encoding uncharacterized protein LOC101743837 translates to MLEPEDPGGTSLQVSHVVTIDASGMETEGSIIDTDCSENIKSVKRKRISTRNQKKRRNHKHTDLPDCQLSPNDIKDNVIPKVLESDDKITEIHHNEVANSKNITSNPRTARLLYQASDPAPYDVHIQKILQPNQTGSIHPVQFGFFLKKNSIKSIVEGSIKKIGRNRLSFQFKTFQEANSFLNHKSLDDNKYKAFIPAFTITRMGIVRGVPCDWDEKDVIENIELPQNCGSILKVRRLNRKVYDGETPKFVPTETVVLTFDGKVLPPRVFMCFNSLPVELYIYPTLQCFNCCRFGHTKMQCRGTPRCYKCGDNHSGISCETERDDAVCILCSGSHFATDKKCPEYARQKAIKETMARNSISYSEASKVYPPVSKSYADIVASASSAPSGPTMTYSSPYNLTSPFKSPTQSYKKTVFLKPKARPRNSSKGYDQKAHAELIQDYSNIPSFSTGCLKNYNDLSEIITKDLIISIIQYLSQSNIIKIPSNDAVSSKTFLTNGQSGPSTKPVSGDSMELPEY, encoded by the coding sequence ATGTTGGAGCCCGAAGACCCTGGAGGGACATCCCTCCAGGTGTCTCATGTAGTTACAATAGATGCTTCGGGAATGGAAACGGAAGGTTCCATTATAGATACAGACTGTTCGgaaaacattaaatccgttaaaagAAAGAGAATATCAACTAGAAACCAAAAAAAGAGAAGGAATCACAAACATACAGATCTACCAGATTGCCAACTTTCCCCTAATGATATAAAGGATAATGTTATACCTAAAGTACTTGAGTCAGATGATAAAATCACTGAAATCCATCATAATGAGGTTGCTAACTCTAAAAACATTACGAGTAACCCTCGCACTGCTAGGCTGCTTTACCAGGCGTCAGACCCTGCGCCTTATGATGTACATATTCAAAAAATTTTACAACCTAATCAAACTGGATCTATACATCCAGTACAATTTGGattctttctaaaaaaaaattcaataaaaagcattgtagagggaagcataaaaaaaattggaaggaATAGGTtgtcatttcaatttaaaacatttcaggAGGCTAACTCATTTCTAAATCACAAATCTcttgatgataataaatataaagcttttattCCGGCCTTCACTATCACCCGCATGGGAATAGTGAGAGGTGTTCCATGTGACTGGGACGAGAAAGatgttatagaaaatatagagcttCCGCAGAACTGTGGAAGCATTCTGAAAGTTAGGAGACTAAATAGAAAGGTTTATGACGGCGAGACACCCAAGTTTGTTCCAACTGAGACCGTAGTTTTGACCTTTGATGGGAAGGTGTTACCTCCCAGGGTCTTTATGTGTTTTAACTCCCTACCTGTAGAGCTTTATATTTACCCCACGCTGCAATGCTTTAATTGCTGCCGTTTTGGTCACACCAAAATGCAATGCAGAGGCACTCCAAGGTGTTACAAATGTGGTGACAATCATTCAGGTATAAGTTGCGAGACGGAAAGAGATGATGCTGTGTGTATTTTATGTTCTGGTTCCCATTTCGCAACAGACAAAAAATGCCCGGAGTATGCTAGGCAGAAAGCTATAAAAGAAACAATGGCTAGAAACTCTATATCCTATTCAGAAGCAAGTAAAGTCTATCCACCAGTTTCAAAATCTTATGCTGACATTGTTGCTTCTGCTTCATCAGCCCCTTCGGGTCCAACTATGACTTATTCAAGCCCCTATAATTTAACAAGCCCTTTTAAGAGTCCGACTCAATCATATAAGAAAACAGTATTCTTGAAACCCAAAGCTCGTCCCAGAAATTCTAGTAAGGGATATGATCAAAAAGCGCATGCAGAGCTTATCCAAGATTACAGCAACATTCCTTCCTTTTCTACAGGTTGTCTCAAAAATTACAATGATTtgtcagaaataataacaaaggatctcatcatttctataattcAGTACCTTTCACAatcgaacataattaaaataccgtCCAACGATGCCGTttcttcaaaaacttttttaactaaTGGACAGTCAGGACCATCCACGAAACCAGTCTCTGGTGATTCAATGGAATTGCCGGAgtattaa
- the LOC119629545 gene encoding uncharacterized protein LOC119629545 yields MSSLQRVIPQEGTRQAGESLRTTDSSVVRSPSYSGGGTNCTEIRSGKDGVKKGAGSGKDISRKNESAKDVVAIGFVKDNEGRSSGTALVSDDSMATAGSAQSSARSSPTRRQRKRVLTISSDELGSSSGSDGAASTGKGGVMPQSKRGRGRLPTTGLTADKQTCLKTQRSEIKATGSMSSMREVRSAKATEGSPKKDPECRLKESAAMALKVCSKPGNLKSTYQRALKELAVTIMEVTEELANRPAAQETERLQAVNAGQQEEILQLRQELQEVRKELARISRALTLSNPVETPAPASTTTTEDQEELRVQRIMRAVGTMVDARFASLEMRLPPEPRIRPPLAADRRKTCEKSPDPPLIVDATLESTSVQAALPPSANKKTQGPRRKTTVLAPLSELGAFPPAPVVLTESWSTVTRRGAKSRGEAVRTVAAFPPEEKAPSSKKRTKKRLRAPRSQAVVLKLQPEAASCGLTYRSVLAEARAKIDLESLGIPVQRIRSSLTGAKVLVVDGGDQVEKADLLANRLKEILPAEGVEISRPSVTAAMRISGLEDSVSREEIADKLAKIGGCPPESIKVGEIKSGPGGMGQVLVRCPVSTAAKIAAVPKLRIGWSVLRAHLLEARRLQCFRCHELGHVSARCPSSVDRSRDCYRCGQAGHVASGCSLAPHCTVCVSAGRPADHVSGGKACAKPPRQRQRRQDFATLESARSRPGLKTFCFRAWWREPYRVLTGPDWAADLDGRVAIIRRSCVGAPPEFAVVERGRSFVAVLWAEMIVVGVYFSPNRTLAEFEGLLLELSRVTRRSHSRQMLVLGDLNAKSSAWGSSRTCPRGRALEEWLVESGLVILNRGTEFTCVRRLGGSVVDVTFASPDVACRIRGWAVMVGEETLSDHRYIRFSIVVTPGAVSTSSFFGGGAEGPRWAQKRLDVERLHEAAVVQAWRLDSLGEPMDVRVGAERMREAMSRVCDAAMPRIRALASKRRVYWWTEEIANLRQSCNVSRRAYQRSRRRRMHRDPEEQDRLYVVYRTAVRALCVAIRMAKEAAWNDLLASLDRDPWGRPYRLARNALRPWAPPTTSTLPPETLHRVVGGLFPVSSETAFIPPVMAAVQVADGGELEGVSQAEFKAVVAKMRSKRTAPGPDGLSSREWALALTEDGLGPALRRLFSKCLREGRFPEPWRTGRLVLIPKDGRPRDEPSGYRPIVVLDEAGKLLERIVAERLVQHLENIGPNLASNQFGFRRGRSTVDAVLRVRDLTDQACSGGGVLLAVSIDIANAFNTIPWSTIMESLRFHRVPTGLRNLIEDYLSGRAPKLKYLGLVLDSKWRFDHHFKMLVPRLMGTAGALTRLLPNTGGCSAGIRRLYLGVVRSMALYGAPEANSFLNHKSLDDNKYKAFIPAFTITRMGIVRGVPCDWDEKDVIENIELPQNCGSILKVRRLNRKVYDGETPKFVPTETVVLTFDGKVLPPRVFMCFNSLPVELYIYPTLQCFNCCRFGHTKMQCRGTPRCYKCGDNHSGISCETERDDAVCILCSGSHFATDKKCPEYARQKAIKETMARNSISYSEASKVYPPVSKSYADIVASASSAPSGPTMTYSSPYNLTSPFKSPTQSYKKTVFLKPKARPRNSSKGYDQKAHAELIQDYSNIPSFSTVTNHLQSLFKRLGFVLDSILEFQDMSVLEKTEQMGMVEWH; encoded by the exons ATGTCCAGTTTGCAAAGAgtaataccccaggagggtacccgccaagcgggagaatccctccgtactACTGACTCGTCGGTAGTGCGcagcccctcgtattctggggggggcacaaaCTGCACTGAGATAAGGTCCGGGAAGGACGGCGTCAAAAAAGGAGCAGGGTCCGGGAAGGACATAAGTAGGAAGAACGAGTCCGCGAAGGACGTAGTAGCTATAGGGTTCGTTAAGGACAATGAAGGGAGATCGTCCGGAACCGCTCTCGTGTCGGACGATAGCATGGCCACAGCTGGGTCGGCCCAATCGTCGGCCCGCTCTTCGCCGACACGCAGACAGCGAAAAAGAGTACTGACGATCAGTAGTGACGAGCTTGGAAGCAGTTCCGGCTCTGACGGAGCCGCCTCAACTGGCAAAGGTGGTGTCATGCCGCAATCAAAGAGAGGGCGTGGTCGTCTGCCGACCACTGGTCTGACTGCGGACAAACAGACGTGTCTTAAAACTCAGCGCTCTGAGATAAAGGCCACCGGTAGCATGAGTAGTATGCGCGAAGTAAGAAGCGCAAAAGCCACGGAAGGGAGCCCTAAAAAGGATCCTGAGTGTCGTCTGAAGGAGAGTGCCGCGATGGCCCTGAAGGTATGCAGTAAGCCCGGCAACCTGAAGAGTACGTATCAACGTGCCCTAAAGGAATTGGCGGTGACAATAATGGAGGTCACAGAAGAGCTGGCGAACCGTCCCGCGGCCCAAGAGACGGAAAGGCTGCAAGCGGTAAACGCCGGTCAGCAGGAGGAGATTTTACAGCTCCGACAGGAGCTGCAGGAGGTACGCAAGGAGCTGGCACGCATCTCACGGGCTTTGACGTTGTCCAACCCAGTCGAAACCCCAGCCCCAGCTTCAACCACCACGACAGAGGACCAGGAGGAGCTACGTGTCCAACGCATTATGCGTGCCGTCGGCACCATGGTTGACGCTCGCTTTGCGAGTCTAGAGATGCGGCTGCCCCCGGAGCCTCGCATCAGGCCACCCCTGGCGGCGGATAGACGGAAGACCTGTGAGAAATCGCCAGACCCTCCTCTCATCGTTGATGCTACGCTGGAATCAACATCGGTACAAGCAGCATTGCCGCCCTCCGCGAATAAGAAGACACAAGGCCCTAGACGCAAGACCACGGTGCTAGCACCCCTGTCCGAACTGGGTGCCTTCCCTCCGGCTCCAGTTGTTTTAACCGAAAGCTGGTCCACGGTCACCCGTAGGGGTGCTAAGTCAAGGGGGGAGGCCGTGAGAACAGTCGCAGCTTTTCCACCGGAGGAGAAAGCACCGTCTTCAAAGAAGAGGACGAAGAAGCGGCTTCGAGCTCCGCGTTCTCAGGCTGTGGTATTAAAACTACAGCCAGAAGCCGCAAGCTGCGGCCTTACATATCGGTCCGTCCTTGCGGAAGCGAGGGCAAAGATCGACCTAGAATCGTTAGGCATCCCGGTCCAGAGGATTCGGTCCTCTTTAACCGGTGCCAAGGTCCTGGTGGTAGATGGAGGCGATCAAGTGGAGAAGGCCGATCTCCTGGCGAATAGGCTGAAAGAAATTCTGCCCGCAGAGGGCGTCGAGATCTCCAGGCCATCGGTGACTGCAGCGATGCGCATCAGTGGCCTCGAAGACTCGGTGTCGCGTGAGGAGATCGCCGATAAGCTCGCCAAAATCGGGGGGTGCCCGCCTGAGAGTATCAAGGTCGGGGAAATAAAGTCCGGTCCAGGCGGGATGGGCCAAGTCTTAGTTCGATGCCCGGTCTCAACAGCTGCGAAAATCGCAGCAGTCCCCAAGCTGAGGATTGGCTGGAGCGTACTCCGCGCTCATTTGTTGGAGGCCAGGAGGCTGCAGTGCTTTCGGTGCCACGAGCTGGGCCACGTGAGCGCACGTTGCCCGTCGTCAGTTGACCGCAGCCGGGATTGCTACCGGTGCGGCCAGGCCGGTCACGTGGCCTCTGGCTGCTCGCTGGCGCCGCACTGCACCGTTTGTGTCTCTGCTGGCAGACCGGCGGACcacgtctccgggggcaaggcttgcgccaagcccccgaGACAGAGACAACGACGGCAGGATTTCGCCACGCTTGAGAGCGCGCGGAGTCGGCCCG GGCTCAAGACCTTTTGTTTCAGAGCATGGTGGAGGGAGCCATACCGGGTCCTTACGGGTCCCGATTGGGCAGCTGACCTTGACGGCCGGGTTGCCATTATTCGTCGTAGTTGTGTGGGCGCTCCGCCCGAGTTCGCCGTCGTTGAGAGGGGTCGCAGCTTCGTCGCCGTCCTCTGGGCCGAAATGATCGTGGTGGGAGTATACTTCTCCCCCAACAGGACACTTGCTGAGTTTGAAGGCCTCCTCCTTGAGCTCAGCCGCGTCACTAGGAGGTCGCACTCCCGGCAGATGCTtgttctcggggacctcaatgccaaatcATCGGCTTGGGGTTCCTCGAGGACGTGCCCCAGAGGAAGGGCGCTGGAGGAGTGGCTGGTCGAAAGCGGTCTCGTCATACTCAACCGCGGCACGGAATTCACATGCGTGAGACGTTTAGgcgggtccgtggtggatgtcACGTTCGCATCGCCGGACGTCGCGTGTCGCATCCGCGGTTGGGCGGTGATGGTTGGTGAGGAGACGCTttccgaccaccgctacataCGTTTCAGCATCGTTGTGACCCCAGGAGCGGTGTCAACGTCTTCATTCTTCGGTGGAGGCGCGGAGGGTcctcgttgggcccagaagcgcctAGATGTCGAGCGGCTTCACGAGGCGGCTGTCGTCCAGGCGTGGCGCCTCGACTCACTTGGCGAGCCGATGGACGTACGCGTGGGGGCGGAGCGTATGCGCGAGGCCATGTCGCGGGtgtgtgatgccgccatgccccgcaTCAGAGCTCTCGCCTCTAAGCGCCGCGTGTATTGGTGGACTGAGGAAATCGCCAACCTGCGCCAGTCGTGCAACGTCAGTCGTCGTGCGTACCAACGGAGCCGACGTCGAAGGATGCATCGAGACCCGGAGGAGCAAGACCGCCTTTACGTAGTGTACAGGACAGCGGTGAGGGCCCTTTGCGTGGCCATCAGAATGGCAAAGGAAGCCGCCTGGAACGATCTACTCGCCTCGCTCGATCGAGATCCatgggggcggccctacaggctgGCGCGCAATGCGCTTCGACCTTGGGCTCCCCCTACGACCAGCACACTGCCGCCCGAGACTTTGCACCGGGTGGTCGGGGGTCTATTTCCGGTCTCATCCGAAACGGCTTTCATCCCTCCTGTAATGGCAGCGGTGCAGGTCGCTGACGGCGGAGAGCTGGAAGGTGTGTCCCAGGCGGAATTCAAGGCGGTGGTGGCGAAGATGCGCTCGAAGCGCACGGCGCCCGGCCCTGACGGTCTGTCGAGCAGGGAATGGGCTCTGGCCCTAACTGAAGATGGTTTGGGACCTGCACTTCGAAGGCTTTTTAGCAAgtgcctccgagagggcaggttcccggagCCGTGGCGTACGGGCCGGCTGGTGCTCATCCCAAAGGACGGTCGCCCTAGAGATGAGCCCTCCGGGTATCGCCCGATAGTCGTGTTGGACGAGGCCGGTAAGCTCCTTGAGCGTATCGTTGCCGAGCGTCTTGTTCAGCACCTGGAGAATATTGGGCCGAATCTAGCGTCCAACCAATTTGGCTTCCGGAGAGGTCGGTCGACcgtggacgcggtcttgcgCGTCCGTGACCTTaccgaccaggcgtgctctgGGGGGGGCGTGCTATTGGCTGTGTCAATCGATATagccaacgccttcaacacgatcccctggagtACGATCATGGAGTCATTACGATTTCACCGCGTGCCCACCGGTCTCCGCAATCTGATCGAAGATTATCTCTCAGGGCGGGCT ccgaagctcaagtaTTTGGGCCTTGTGTTGGACAGTAAATGgagattcgaccaccatttcaaAATGCTGGTTCCAAGGCTGATGGGGACGGCGGGTGCGCTGACCCGTCTTCTTCCCAACACCGGTGGATGCAGCGCCGGTATCCGGCGACTGTACCTGGGGGTGGTGCGcagtatggccctgtacggtgctccc gAGGCTAACTCATTTCTAAATCACAAATCTcttgatgataataaatataaagcttttattCCGGCCTTCACTATCACCCGCATGGGAATAGTGAGAGGTGTTCCATGTGACTGGGACGAGAAAGatgttatagaaaatatagagcttCCGCAGAACTGTGGAAGCATTCTGAAAGTTAGGAGACTAAATAGAAAGGTTTATGACGGCGAGACACCCAAGTTTGTTCCAACTGAGACCGTAGTTTTGACCTTTGATGGGAAGGTGTTACCTCCCAGGGTCTTTATGTGTTTTAACTCCCTACCTGTAGAGCTTTATATTTACCCCACGCTGCAATGCTTTAATTGCTGCCGTTTTGGTCACACCAAAATGCAATGCAGAGGCACTCCAAGGTGTTACAAATGTGGTGACAATCATTCAGGTATAAGTTGCGAGACGGAAAGAGATGATGCTGTGTGTATTTTATGTTCTGGTTCCCATTTCGCAACAGACAAAAAATGCCCGGAGTATGCTAGGCAGAAAGCTATAAAAGAAACAATGGCTAGAAACTCTATATCCTATTCAGAAGCAAGTAAAGTCTATCCACCAGTTTCAAAATCTTATGCTGACATTGTTGCTTCTGCTTCATCAGCCCCTTCGGGTCCAACTATGACTTATTCAAGCCCCTATAATTTAACAAGCCCTTTTAAGAGTCCGACTCAATCATATAAGAAAACAGTATTCTTGAAACCCAAAGCTCGTCCCAGAAATTCTAGTAAGGGATATGATCAAAAAGCGCATGCAGAGCTTATCCAAGATTACAGCAACATTCCTTCCTTTTCTACAG ttacAAACCATTTGCAGTCTCTCTTCAAGAGACTTGGCTTCGTCCTGGATTCAATTTTAGAATTCCAGGACATGTCTGTCTTAGAGAAGACAGAACAGATGGGTATGGTGGAGTGGCACTAA